The following coding sequences are from one bacterium window:
- a CDS encoding cupin domain-containing protein, with protein sequence MRVGRWHVTLCAVAVLVAAPAIGAAPVAQGPRSPATVTVAAFPISATAGDYDLYDFVVDFPPGSATPRHVHGGPVVVTVVAGQLVLQRAGSERVIKTGESFLEMPGDVHALVNRSTTSARISAAELIPKGAEETTVVK encoded by the coding sequence ATGCGCGTCGGTCGCTGGCACGTCACGCTTTGCGCTGTGGCCGTTCTTGTCGCGGCTCCGGCGATCGGCGCGGCCCCGGTCGCCCAAGGACCGCGTTCGCCGGCCACGGTCACCGTGGCCGCGTTTCCGATCTCCGCGACGGCCGGTGACTACGATCTTTACGACTTCGTGGTGGATTTTCCACCCGGCAGCGCGACCCCGCGTCACGTGCACGGCGGCCCGGTGGTCGTGACGGTCGTCGCCGGTCAGCTCGTGCTGCAACGCGCGGGGAGCGAGCGCGTCATCAAGACCGGCGAGAGTTTCCTCGAGATGCCGGGGGATGTGCACGCCCTCGTCAACCGGAGCACAACCTCCGCCCGCATCTCGGCTGCCGAGTTGATTCCGAAAGGCGCTGAGGAAACTACCGTCGTCAAGTGA
- a CDS encoding SRPBCC family protein, producing MSTVRLHRVLRATPDKIYRAFLDAEAMAKWLPPNGFTGKVHHLDARVGGTYKMSFTHFATGRSHAFGGRYLELVPHERIRHTDTFDDPNLPGEMQTTVSLKKVSCGTEVDIVQEGIPETIPAEVCYLGWQESLALLAQLVEAEIPG from the coding sequence ATGTCTACCGTCAGGCTTCACCGCGTGCTCCGTGCGACGCCCGATAAGATCTATCGGGCGTTCCTCGACGCAGAAGCAATGGCCAAGTGGCTTCCACCGAACGGCTTCACGGGCAAGGTTCACCATCTGGATGCAAGAGTCGGTGGTACATACAAGATGTCCTTCACGCACTTTGCTACGGGTCGCAGTCATGCCTTCGGGGGAAGGTACCTCGAACTGGTACCGCATGAACGAATTCGCCATACTGACACATTCGATGACCCGAACCTCCCCGGAGAAATGCAGACGACAGTCTCGTTGAAAAAGGTGTCGTGCGGTACCGAGGTGGACATAGTACAAGAAGGGATACCTGAGACGATTCCGGCAGAGGTTTGCTATCTGGGCTGGCAAGAATCGCTCGCCCTTCTTGCGCAGCTCGTCGAAGCCGAGATCCCCGGCTAA
- a CDS encoding TIGR04282 family arsenosugar biosynthesis glycosyltransferase — protein sequence MNRAAERYGPVDEPGARAARTCALAVFAKAPSPRGVKTRLVPPLTFDEAAALHACFLKDTAESIMAVSDTAPCAGVAVYTPERAKPLFGELFPPDFTLVLQRGDGFGERLSSAVADVLAAGYASVCLIGSDSPTLPPAVLADAAAALARPGERVVLGPADDGGYYLIGLTALHARLFQGIAWSTDRVLAETIERAREVELDVELLPRWYDVDDGASLCRLCEELFGDGQSIAAPSAYRAAHSRRYLAQLMRLGPERIWPQRATGGQRSS from the coding sequence ATGAACCGCGCGGCAGAGCGGTACGGCCCGGTGGATGAGCCTGGAGCCCGTGCGGCGCGCACGTGCGCCCTCGCCGTGTTCGCGAAGGCGCCGAGTCCACGCGGGGTCAAGACGCGGCTCGTACCACCGCTCACGTTCGATGAAGCGGCCGCGCTCCACGCCTGCTTTCTCAAGGATACCGCCGAGAGCATCATGGCGGTGAGCGACACGGCACCGTGCGCGGGCGTTGCGGTCTACACGCCGGAGCGTGCGAAACCGCTGTTCGGTGAGCTGTTCCCGCCCGATTTCACGCTCGTCCTCCAGCGGGGCGACGGCTTTGGAGAGCGTCTTTCCAGCGCCGTCGCCGACGTGCTCGCGGCGGGGTACGCGTCCGTGTGCCTGATCGGTTCCGACAGCCCCACGCTGCCACCCGCGGTCCTGGCGGACGCGGCGGCGGCACTTGCGCGACCGGGCGAGCGCGTAGTGCTTGGACCGGCCGACGACGGCGGATACTACCTGATCGGCCTCACGGCGCTCCACGCTCGGTTGTTCCAGGGCATTGCGTGGAGCACGGACCGCGTGCTTGCGGAAACGATCGAACGGGCGCGGGAAGTAGAACTGGACGTCGAGCTCTTGCCTCGCTGGTACGATGTGGACGACGGCGCGAGTCTGTGCCGCCTGTGCGAGGAACTCTTTGGCGACGGCCAGTCGATCGCCGCGCCATCTGCGTATCGCGCCGCGCACAGTCGGCGATATCTCGCGCAACTGATGCGGCTCGGACCAGAGCGTATCTGGCCGCAGCGCGCAACCGGCGGTCAGCGGTCTTCGTGA
- a CDS encoding methyltransferase domain-containing protein encodes MNTGCDAGSGIYVAADARFDRGADRYAAYLATSAGRLRLELAFANLLDFLPRAAAVQLRALDLGGGTGEIAVRLARRGVHVTLLDRSPKMLEIADRAARQAGVSDDIVMTLGDVAASSSLFPEGSFDIIVCHHVLEYTPHPAEVLSAAAHVMRRNATATLSVVARNQAGAVVKAAIQSGDLATVERLLADATGDEALFGGRVRLFTPAELRTMLREASFEPVAERGIRVLFDYLAPPIVCEAGEGRIVALERALGARAEFSALARYTQVLARRRPTPRALPEGGQ; translated from the coding sequence ATGAATACCGGATGTGACGCAGGGAGCGGCATCTATGTCGCCGCCGACGCGCGTTTTGACCGCGGTGCCGATCGCTATGCCGCTTATCTCGCGACATCCGCGGGGCGGCTTCGCTTAGAACTGGCGTTTGCGAACCTGCTGGACTTTCTCCCGCGGGCGGCCGCGGTTCAGCTGCGAGCGCTCGACCTGGGCGGCGGCACCGGGGAGATTGCGGTGCGGCTGGCCCGCCGCGGCGTTCACGTCACCCTGTTGGATCGTTCACCCAAGATGCTCGAGATCGCGGATCGCGCGGCCCGTCAGGCGGGAGTATCCGACGACATCGTGATGACGCTGGGGGACGTGGCTGCATCGTCATCACTCTTCCCCGAGGGTTCGTTCGACATCATCGTGTGTCATCATGTGCTCGAATACACACCGCATCCGGCCGAGGTGCTGAGTGCGGCCGCGCACGTGATGCGCCGGAATGCCACGGCGACACTCTCCGTGGTAGCGCGCAACCAGGCCGGCGCGGTCGTGAAGGCGGCGATACAATCAGGTGATCTTGCGACGGTAGAGCGCCTCCTCGCGGACGCGACCGGCGACGAGGCGCTCTTCGGCGGTCGGGTCCGACTGTTCACGCCCGCGGAGTTGCGCACGATGCTGAGGGAGGCGTCGTTCGAGCCCGTTGCCGAGCGCGGGATACGCGTTCTGTTCGACTATCTCGCCCCGCCGATCGTGTGCGAGGCGGGGGAGGGCCGGATCGTCGCTCTGGAACGCGCTTTGGGTGCGCGCGCCGAGTTTTCGGCGCTTGCTCGGTACACGCAGGTGCTGGCACGGCGCCGTCCCACCCCGCGCGCGCTCCCAGAAGGAGGCCAGTGA
- a CDS encoding TQO small subunit DoxD, whose product MRTNPFLDAIGFLTQARWTTGVFWILLVMSVLAAWANWRCDPSQRSAERFWVWVARFSVGTMWWVQSLWKLPPTYTDRPDGSGGLRFWVGEMAKYAAFTGHRDFVRDVVQPHFYFFAPQVYLSEVLIGITLILGVFSRLGAFLGLLMAINLWLGLYRDPSEWLWTYVFLIVIQLLFFLYRPGRSLGVDAMLLRRLGKGPAAGWGYLVRLLS is encoded by the coding sequence ATGCGCACAAACCCGTTCCTCGACGCCATCGGATTCCTGACCCAGGCCCGCTGGACCACCGGGGTCTTCTGGATTCTTCTTGTTATGAGCGTGCTCGCGGCGTGGGCCAATTGGCGGTGCGACCCGAGCCAGCGCTCGGCCGAGCGTTTCTGGGTCTGGGTCGCGCGCTTTTCCGTCGGTACAATGTGGTGGGTGCAATCGCTGTGGAAGCTCCCCCCGACGTACACCGACCGCCCGGACGGCTCCGGCGGGCTCCGCTTTTGGGTCGGAGAGATGGCGAAGTACGCTGCATTTACCGGCCACCGCGACTTTGTAAGGGACGTCGTCCAACCGCATTTCTACTTCTTCGCTCCGCAGGTGTATCTGTCCGAAGTGCTGATCGGCATCACGCTGATTCTCGGGGTGTTCAGCCGGCTTGGCGCGTTCCTCGGATTGTTGATGGCGATCAACCTCTGGTTGGGACTGTATCGCGATCCCTCCGAGTGGCTGTGGACCTATGTGTTTCTGATCGTGATCCAACTCCTGTTCTTCCTGTACCGTCCCGGGCGCAGCCTCGGGGTCGACGCAATGTTGTTGCGGCGCCTGGGTAAGGGACCGGCCGCCGGATGGGGCTATCTGGTCCGGTTGCTGTCATGA
- a CDS encoding permease produces the protein MPWAIAVFLTISIAGLYYVKWSPYFHKALAAAAQHTIGASIITGKSAAPPGAGWQAAWSFAVAYFNAVWQALIVGLLIGSGVQVLLPRAWLARVLGQKGFLSTVIAGGASVPSMMCTCCAAPVAVGLGKSRASTGATVAYWLGNPILNPATMVFTGFVLGWHWVALRIVAGMTLVLGVAYLAERTSVTRRVAANPPVGRAIGDVDGGGSLIVRWAQALWQLSVGLIPEYIIIVLGLGAIRAWIFPALNPVIGHSLPLMLLLAVVGTLFVVPTAGEIPIVQTLMAFGLGAGGAAVLLTTLPSLSFPSLLMMGKVVPGRVLVLAAAAVACIGLLAGGAAQLLGF, from the coding sequence ATGCCCTGGGCTATCGCGGTCTTTCTGACGATCAGCATCGCGGGGCTCTACTACGTCAAGTGGAGTCCCTACTTCCACAAGGCTTTGGCCGCGGCAGCCCAACACACCATTGGGGCGTCGATCATCACAGGGAAATCTGCGGCGCCCCCGGGGGCAGGCTGGCAGGCCGCGTGGTCGTTCGCGGTCGCCTATTTCAATGCGGTTTGGCAGGCGCTGATCGTCGGACTGCTGATCGGGTCTGGTGTACAGGTGTTGTTACCGCGCGCCTGGCTGGCGCGGGTCTTAGGTCAGAAGGGGTTCCTCAGCACGGTCATCGCCGGCGGGGCCTCCGTGCCTTCCATGATGTGTACCTGCTGTGCCGCCCCGGTGGCCGTCGGACTCGGGAAGAGTCGCGCATCGACGGGCGCGACCGTCGCGTACTGGCTCGGGAACCCAATCCTGAATCCCGCGACTATGGTGTTCACGGGCTTTGTCCTGGGGTGGCACTGGGTCGCCCTTCGCATCGTTGCCGGGATGACGCTCGTCCTCGGCGTGGCGTACCTGGCGGAACGGACGTCGGTAACTCGGAGGGTTGCCGCCAACCCCCCGGTGGGCCGCGCGATCGGCGACGTCGATGGTGGCGGATCGCTGATCGTCCGGTGGGCGCAAGCGCTCTGGCAGCTGTCCGTCGGGCTCATTCCTGAGTACATCATCATCGTCCTGGGGCTGGGGGCAATACGCGCGTGGATATTCCCGGCCTTGAACCCCGTGATCGGCCACAGTCTCCCCTTGATGCTCCTCCTCGCGGTCGTGGGAACCCTCTTCGTGGTTCCGACGGCGGGAGAAATCCCGATCGTCCAGACGTTGATGGCATTCGGGCTCGGAGCCGGCGGCGCCGCGGTCCTGTTGACGACGCTGCCGTCCCTGAGCTTCCCCTCGCTCCTCATGATGGGCAAGGTCGTGCCCGGGCGCGTCTTGGTGCTTGCGGCGGCCGCCGTGGCATGTATAGGTCTCCTCGCGGGGGGAGCCGCCCAACTTCTCGGTTTCTAG
- a CDS encoding radical SAM protein: protein MTHVRASVSPSFGRQATPTDGVALGLGLTNECDLACAFCYRDPARVDRLTAEQVKEVMECLPVRSVNLGTGENGLHPDFHAILAYLRAQPVKLTITSNGYSAAVLSDDELRAFHDVEFSLDYPTEAEQDAQRGPGNWSLIHQQAARCAGLGVPVTIVAVMMKSNSLRLADVARVAKKFDAPLRVNVYQAVRSDVYALTYQEYWDGFRALFAQTDVIAIGEPLVRAMAGLPPLAGGCGVATVRVTPRGTTQPCVYWPGPGEPLADLLPVGVGIVHTRPFEQARALPKACESCEFREACHGGCAGRRRLQGALLEPDMYCPIVRGERVELAARTAEARDLPKLSSSCTTVVVARERAV from the coding sequence ATGACTCACGTGCGCGCTTCGGTCTCACCATCGTTCGGGCGTCAGGCGACGCCGACCGATGGGGTGGCGCTGGGGCTCGGGCTGACGAACGAGTGCGACCTTGCGTGCGCGTTCTGCTATCGGGACCCCGCGCGGGTCGACAGGCTCACGGCGGAGCAGGTCAAAGAGGTGATGGAGTGCCTGCCGGTGCGGTCGGTGAACCTGGGCACGGGCGAGAACGGTCTGCATCCGGACTTCCACGCCATCCTTGCCTATTTGCGGGCTCAGCCGGTCAAGCTTACGATCACATCGAACGGGTACAGCGCGGCGGTGCTCTCGGACGACGAACTGCGGGCCTTCCACGACGTCGAATTCTCGCTCGATTACCCGACCGAAGCAGAGCAGGACGCTCAGCGGGGGCCCGGCAACTGGTCGTTGATCCACCAGCAAGCGGCGCGCTGCGCCGGATTGGGCGTGCCGGTCACGATCGTGGCGGTCATGATGAAATCGAACTCCCTGCGCCTCGCGGACGTTGCGCGCGTGGCCAAGAAGTTCGATGCCCCCCTCCGGGTGAACGTGTACCAGGCCGTGCGGTCCGACGTCTATGCGCTCACGTATCAAGAGTACTGGGACGGGTTTCGCGCCCTCTTCGCCCAGACGGATGTTATTGCGATCGGCGAGCCGCTGGTGCGGGCCATGGCCGGCCTGCCGCCGCTCGCCGGCGGATGCGGGGTGGCCACCGTGCGCGTCACGCCGCGCGGTACCACCCAGCCGTGCGTGTATTGGCCGGGCCCCGGCGAGCCATTGGCCGATTTGCTACCCGTCGGCGTTGGGATTGTGCACACGCGCCCGTTCGAACAGGCGCGCGCGTTGCCCAAGGCGTGTGAATCCTGCGAATTTCGCGAGGCCTGCCATGGGGGATGCGCCGGGCGAAGGCGGCTGCAGGGCGCCTTACTCGAGCCGGATATGTACTGTCCGATCGTTCGGGGGGAACGCGTCGAGCTGGCGGCGCGGACTGCGGAGGCCCGCGATCTCCCGAAACTCAGTAGTTCCTGCACGACCGTCGTCGTCGCCCGGGAGCGTGCGGTCTAG